One window of the Granulicella arctica genome contains the following:
- the thiE gene encoding thiamine phosphate synthase: MQRLNAEIPSLYVIADANVLAAKNVSIQQFAAAMRAAGVGLLQYRDKSAGPQTILRNVAVIRNEFQDSECRLILNDRADLAVLADWSGVHVGQGDLLPEDARRVVGAERWVGLSTHTDGQVRAADVSSAAYVAVGPVFATSTKLDAEPVVGLAGVRTARALTTKPLVAIGGITRENVRSVIEAGADSVAVISGLFVPGESLEKVARDFIDLLR; this comes from the coding sequence ATGCAAAGGCTTAATGCCGAGATCCCCTCGCTCTATGTAATCGCCGACGCGAACGTGTTGGCTGCAAAGAATGTATCGATCCAGCAGTTCGCCGCAGCCATGCGGGCGGCGGGAGTGGGCCTGCTGCAGTATCGCGACAAGTCTGCAGGGCCACAAACCATCCTGCGCAATGTAGCAGTAATCCGCAATGAGTTCCAGGATTCAGAGTGCCGGTTGATCCTCAATGACCGAGCCGATCTGGCGGTGCTTGCAGATTGGAGCGGCGTGCATGTCGGCCAGGGTGATCTGCTGCCCGAGGATGCTCGACGCGTGGTCGGCGCAGAGCGTTGGGTCGGCTTGTCGACGCACACAGACGGGCAGGTGCGCGCGGCGGACGTCAGCAGTGCGGCCTACGTTGCCGTAGGTCCAGTCTTCGCTACAAGCACGAAGCTCGATGCGGAGCCCGTCGTCGGGCTGGCCGGGGTGCGGACCGCCCGGGCGCTGACAACGAAGCCACTGGTAGCAATCGGCGGCATCACGCGAGAGAACGTGCGAAGCGTCATCGAAGCTGGCGCTGATTCGGTCGCAGTGATCAGCGGACTGTTTGTGCCGGGCGAGTCACTTGAGAAGGTCGCAAGAGACTTTATCGATCTTTTACGATAG
- the accC gene encoding acetyl-CoA carboxylase biotin carboxylase subunit — MFRKVLIANRGEIALRVISACKEMGIRTVAVYSEADRNSLHVRFADEAICIGPPRSADSYLNVPAVISAAEIADVDAIHPGYGLLSENANFAEVCRASNIKFIGPPPEVTRMMGEKSTARQTMKKAKVPILPGSDGIIANEGEALEWAKEVGYPVILKAVAGGGGRGMRICRNPEELPGMYQQASQEAANAFGNGDMYMEKFIERPRHIEFQVLADEHGNVMSLGERECSIQRRHQKLIEEAPSLMITPKLRDELGKTIKKALENIGYWNAGTIEFLMDEDGKIYFIEMNTRIQVEHCVTEMVTGLDLVKAQLRIAAGEKLTDIVTKPVTISGHAIECRINAEHPEKFTPSAGKITAFNLPGGNGVRVDTAQYAEGVVPPYYDSLIAKVICHGKDREEAMNKMQRALSQFVVQGIHTTIPLHQKIFADAEFRSGQFDTKFMERFFERQADAKA, encoded by the coding sequence ATGTTTCGTAAGGTATTGATTGCCAATCGCGGGGAGATTGCATTGCGCGTCATCAGCGCGTGCAAGGAGATGGGGATTCGCACGGTTGCGGTGTACAGCGAGGCTGATCGCAACTCGCTCCATGTGCGCTTTGCCGACGAGGCGATCTGCATTGGGCCTCCACGCTCAGCAGATAGCTATCTCAACGTGCCCGCCGTCATTTCAGCAGCGGAAATCGCCGACGTAGATGCCATTCACCCGGGCTACGGTTTGTTGAGTGAGAATGCCAACTTCGCCGAAGTGTGCCGGGCCTCCAACATCAAGTTCATCGGACCCCCGCCGGAGGTGACGCGGATGATGGGCGAAAAGTCCACCGCGCGCCAGACGATGAAAAAGGCCAAGGTGCCGATCCTTCCCGGTTCCGATGGCATCATCGCGAACGAGGGTGAAGCGTTGGAGTGGGCGAAGGAGGTCGGCTATCCCGTCATCCTGAAGGCGGTCGCAGGTGGCGGCGGTCGCGGCATGCGCATCTGCCGGAATCCGGAAGAACTGCCGGGAATGTACCAGCAAGCCTCGCAGGAGGCGGCCAACGCCTTCGGCAACGGCGACATGTACATGGAAAAGTTCATTGAGCGTCCTCGGCATATCGAGTTCCAGGTGCTGGCGGATGAGCATGGCAATGTGATGAGTCTGGGGGAGCGCGAATGCTCCATCCAGCGTCGGCACCAGAAGCTGATCGAAGAGGCTCCGAGCCTGATGATCACGCCGAAGCTGCGCGACGAACTCGGCAAGACGATCAAGAAGGCGCTCGAAAATATCGGCTACTGGAACGCGGGTACGATTGAGTTCCTCATGGATGAGGATGGCAAAATCTACTTCATCGAGATGAACACCCGCATCCAGGTGGAGCACTGTGTGACCGAGATGGTCACGGGACTTGACCTCGTCAAGGCGCAGCTTAGAATCGCGGCGGGCGAGAAGCTGACCGATATTGTGACCAAGCCGGTCACGATTAGCGGCCACGCGATCGAGTGCCGCATCAATGCCGAGCACCCGGAGAAGTTCACGCCGAGCGCAGGCAAGATCACGGCCTTCAATCTCCCCGGTGGCAATGGCGTCCGCGTCGACACGGCGCAGTATGCGGAGGGTGTAGTTCCCCCGTACTATGACTCCCTGATTGCCAAGGTGATCTGCCACGGCAAGGACCGCGAAGAGGCAATGAACAAGATGCAGCGCGCCCTCTCGCAGTTCGTCGTGCAGGGCATCCATACAACAATCCCGCTGCACCAGAAAATCTTCGCCGATGCGGAGTTCCGTTCCGGTCAGTTTGATACGAAGTTCATGGAGCGTTTCTTCGAACGACAGGCTGATGCAAAGGCTTAA
- a CDS encoding amino acid permease: MGNLFAKKSLNDMMSEANEKGADTLERVLGPVQLTALGIGAVIGAGIFVLSGLGAKTAGPALMLSFVLSGLGCAFAGLCYAEFAAMIPLAGSAYTYAYATLGELIAWIIGWDLTLEYAMGASTVSSGWSNNFVEMLNIFHLKFPLWLAYDHWTGLRLATDIVARQDVITQHPDFVVGSKPFTDALMLVKDSGSTDLAMRAHALLNAPHIFGVEIGINVPAFLIALVITAILVVGIKESAKFNATIVAVKVGIVLFVLGLGSHYVTKGNWGTDWHTFAPFGMSGIGLAAGLVFFSYIGFDAVSTTAQEAKNPQRDLPIGIIVSLSICTLLYIGVAAVLTGMVPWRLVNIEAPISRAFLDHGLGWASNIITIGALAGLTSVMLVMLLGQSRVLYAMAHDGLLPKKFFGDIHHKFRTPWKGTILAGCLAAVVGSVTPIDDIGKMVNIGTLLAFVIVCIAIIVLRKTDPSRDRPFRTPLVPLVPILGILFNGYMMYKLGVWNWVRLIVWLVIGLVVYFTYSRKHSKLQQSLEAQGK; encoded by the coding sequence ATGGGAAATTTGTTTGCCAAAAAGTCGTTGAATGACATGATGTCGGAGGCGAACGAAAAGGGCGCCGACACGCTGGAACGGGTGCTGGGTCCGGTTCAACTGACAGCGCTTGGAATCGGTGCCGTCATCGGCGCTGGAATCTTCGTGTTGAGCGGATTGGGCGCGAAGACCGCCGGCCCCGCCCTGATGCTTTCCTTTGTGCTCAGCGGCCTTGGCTGTGCATTTGCAGGTCTCTGCTATGCGGAGTTCGCCGCAATGATCCCCCTTGCGGGCAGCGCCTATACTTATGCGTATGCCACGCTCGGCGAGCTGATCGCCTGGATCATCGGCTGGGACCTCACCCTCGAATACGCCATGGGTGCGAGCACCGTCAGCTCCGGCTGGTCGAACAACTTCGTGGAGATGCTGAACATCTTTCACCTGAAGTTCCCGCTGTGGCTCGCGTACGACCATTGGACCGGCCTCCGTCTGGCAACCGACATCGTCGCGCGACAGGACGTAATCACGCAGCACCCCGACTTCGTTGTCGGGTCGAAGCCATTTACGGACGCATTGATGCTGGTTAAGGACTCCGGTTCGACCGACCTCGCCATGCGCGCCCACGCACTGCTGAATGCACCGCATATATTCGGTGTTGAAATTGGCATCAACGTCCCAGCCTTCCTGATTGCGCTCGTGATTACGGCGATCCTCGTCGTCGGCATCAAGGAGAGCGCCAAGTTCAACGCCACCATCGTAGCGGTCAAAGTTGGCATCGTCCTCTTCGTTCTCGGCCTGGGTTCGCACTATGTCACCAAGGGGAACTGGGGCACCGACTGGCACACCTTCGCGCCGTTCGGAATGAGCGGTATCGGCCTTGCCGCCGGCCTCGTCTTCTTCTCCTACATCGGCTTTGACGCTGTATCGACGACCGCGCAAGAAGCGAAGAACCCGCAGCGTGATCTACCCATCGGCATCATCGTATCGCTCTCGATCTGCACGCTGCTCTACATTGGCGTCGCTGCCGTGCTGACCGGCATGGTGCCGTGGCGTCTCGTCAACATCGAAGCACCCATCTCCCGCGCGTTTCTGGATCATGGTCTGGGCTGGGCCTCGAACATCATCACCATCGGCGCACTGGCTGGCCTCACAAGCGTCATGCTCGTCATGCTGCTGGGCCAAAGCCGCGTTCTTTACGCCATGGCGCACGATGGTCTGCTTCCGAAGAAGTTCTTTGGTGATATTCACCACAAGTTCCGCACGCCATGGAAGGGCACGATTCTCGCTGGCTGCCTCGCGGCAGTCGTCGGCAGCGTGACGCCGATCGACGACATCGGCAAGATGGTGAACATCGGCACGCTCCTCGCCTTCGTCATCGTCTGCATCGCCATCATTGTTTTGCGCAAGACGGACCCCAGCCGCGACCGTCCCTTCCGTACGCCTCTGGTTCCGCTCGTGCCTATCCTCGGCATCCTCTTCAACGGCTACATGATGTACAAGCTGGGCGTCTGGAACTGGGTCCGCTTGATCGTCTGGCTAGTCATTGGGTTGGTTGTCTACTTCACCTACAGCCGGAAGCACAGTAAGCTCCAGCAGAGCCTGGAAGCGCAAGGCAAGTAG
- a CDS encoding M24 family metallopeptidase → MNLKVRKKKAMAAATKASVDALLVTHPPDVRYLSGFTGSNAALVLTGGKAVLFTDGRYIAQAKAEALGTKVVIEKKAATAAACAWIEAAGVRRCGFDAAHTTVASLESMRKAVSAKVRRGLFQPTAPLVASLREIKDADEIALLRRSAALGCKLFDGMLGVLEPGMSEIAVAAELEHQARLAGAEGMSFETIVASGERSALPHGRATMARLPRRGFVTLDFGVILDGYLSDMTRTVHMGKALPDEMEAYEAVLEAQEAAVASVASGVSAGDIDEAARSVLRRAKLDSFFTHSTGHGVGLEIHEGPRLAMKQRQPLVAGMVITIEPGVYMPGRFGLRIEDMVLVTATGGEVLTPSPKAWIQL, encoded by the coding sequence ATGAATCTAAAGGTTCGTAAGAAAAAGGCCATGGCCGCGGCGACGAAGGCCTCGGTGGACGCCCTGCTGGTGACGCACCCACCGGATGTCCGCTACCTCTCCGGGTTCACCGGTTCGAACGCCGCGCTGGTGCTGACTGGCGGCAAGGCAGTGCTGTTTACCGATGGCCGGTATATCGCCCAGGCGAAGGCCGAAGCTCTTGGGACGAAGGTCGTCATCGAGAAGAAGGCTGCGACTGCGGCTGCCTGCGCGTGGATCGAAGCAGCAGGCGTGCGGCGGTGCGGCTTCGACGCGGCGCATACGACGGTAGCCTCTCTGGAATCGATGCGGAAAGCTGTTTCGGCCAAGGTACGCAGAGGATTGTTTCAGCCGACAGCGCCGCTGGTCGCCTCACTTCGCGAGATCAAGGATGCGGACGAGATCGCCCTGCTGCGGAGATCGGCCGCGCTCGGCTGCAAGCTCTTCGACGGTATGCTCGGCGTGTTGGAGCCGGGAATGTCCGAGATCGCGGTTGCGGCAGAGCTGGAGCACCAGGCGCGCCTCGCCGGAGCCGAGGGAATGTCCTTCGAAACCATCGTGGCCAGTGGAGAGCGTTCGGCACTGCCTCACGGCCGGGCTACGATGGCCAGGCTCCCCAGGCGCGGGTTTGTGACGCTCGACTTCGGTGTTATTCTCGACGGGTATTTGAGCGACATGACGCGTACAGTTCACATGGGCAAGGCTTTACCGGACGAGATGGAGGCCTATGAGGCGGTGCTCGAGGCGCAGGAGGCGGCGGTAGCGAGTGTCGCGTCGGGTGTGAGTGCAGGCGACATCGACGAGGCAGCACGCAGTGTTCTACGGCGCGCCAAGCTCGATTCCTTCTTCACACACTCGACCGGACACGGTGTCGGGCTCGAGATTCACGAGGGACCGAGGCTCGCGATGAAGCAAAGACAGCCCTTAGTCGCAGGCATGGTGATCACAATCGAGCCCGGAGTGTACATGCCGGGTCGCTTTGGACTGCGAATTGAGGATATGGTCTTAGTAACAGCTACGGGGGGCGAGGTGCTGACGCCAAGCCCGAAAGCCTGGATCCAGTTGTAA
- a CDS encoding APC family permease, whose protein sequence is MGLFSATAIVMGSMIGSGIFIVSADMSRAVGSPALLIAAWFVTAAMTIIGALSYGELAAMMPKAGGQYVYLREALGPLWGFLYGWTLFLVIQTGTIAAVGVAFGKFLGVFFPSVSQKNWLWHMGQGNVGLNTANLAAIAIITLLTLLNTFGVKMGAAVQNVFTSAKVLALAAVVLVGIFAKNTTAIAANFGAGLHQFWAGAGWHTLHAVKVGSGGATSYVGLLTIVAVVQVGSLFSSDAWNNVTFTAGEIQNPKRNLPLSLAIGTGVVLLLYVLCNFVYLSVLPMAGDPAATTIAGRGIQFAAEDRVATAVMESAFAGLGAKLMAAAILVSTFGCVNGMLLAGARVYYAMSRDGLFFKSVGKLSAKSKTPVNSLWVQWAWTCLLCLSGSYGQLLDYVIFAVLIFYILTIAGLFVLRRTRPDAVRPYRAFGYPVLPALYIAMATWICVVLLRYKPQYTWPGLIIVLLGVPVYLLWSKRLAAEKVAV, encoded by the coding sequence ATGGGTCTGTTTTCGGCGACCGCGATCGTCATGGGCTCGATGATCGGCTCGGGCATCTTCATCGTGTCGGCGGATATGTCGAGAGCCGTTGGTTCACCTGCACTGCTGATTGCAGCGTGGTTCGTGACGGCGGCGATGACCATTATCGGCGCACTAAGCTACGGTGAGCTTGCAGCCATGATGCCGAAGGCTGGTGGTCAGTACGTCTACCTGCGCGAAGCGCTCGGTCCGTTATGGGGCTTTCTGTACGGCTGGACGCTCTTCCTGGTCATCCAGACAGGGACGATTGCGGCGGTCGGCGTGGCCTTCGGCAAATTTCTCGGTGTCTTCTTCCCGAGCGTCAGCCAGAAGAACTGGCTCTGGCACATGGGCCAGGGCAACGTCGGCCTCAACACGGCAAACCTCGCAGCCATCGCGATCATCACCTTGCTCACGCTGCTCAATACCTTCGGCGTGAAGATGGGCGCAGCCGTGCAGAACGTCTTTACCTCGGCAAAGGTGCTGGCCCTCGCAGCGGTCGTGCTGGTAGGAATCTTCGCCAAAAACACAACAGCAATCGCCGCCAACTTCGGCGCGGGGCTGCATCAGTTCTGGGCTGGCGCGGGCTGGCATACGCTTCACGCGGTCAAGGTTGGTTCTGGTGGTGCGACCAGCTATGTCGGTCTGCTGACAATCGTGGCTGTGGTCCAGGTCGGCTCGCTCTTCTCCTCCGATGCCTGGAACAACGTCACTTTCACGGCGGGAGAGATTCAGAATCCCAAGCGTAACCTGCCCTTGTCGCTGGCGATCGGGACCGGCGTGGTGCTGCTGCTTTACGTACTCTGCAACTTCGTCTACCTAAGCGTCCTGCCGATGGCCGGCGACCCCGCAGCGACGACCATCGCAGGGCGGGGCATTCAGTTCGCCGCAGAAGATCGGGTCGCGACGGCGGTCATGGAGTCTGCCTTCGCCGGTCTCGGTGCGAAGCTGATGGCGGCGGCAATCCTCGTCTCGACCTTTGGCTGCGTCAACGGAATGCTTCTCGCAGGAGCGCGCGTCTACTACGCCATGAGCCGCGACGGACTCTTCTTCAAATCAGTCGGCAAGCTGAGCGCGAAGTCGAAGACGCCCGTAAACTCGCTCTGGGTCCAATGGGCGTGGACCTGCCTGCTTTGCCTCTCAGGGAGCTACGGTCAGCTGCTGGACTACGTGATCTTCGCCGTACTGATCTTCTACATACTGACCATCGCTGGGCTCTTTGTGCTGCGTCGTACGCGGCCTGATGCCGTCAGACCCTACAGGGCGTTTGGCTATCCTGTCCTGCCGGCGCTCTATATCGCGATGGCAACGTGGATTTGTGTTGTACTCTTGCGTTACAAACCTCAATACACGTGGCCTGGGCTGATCATTGTGCTGCTTGGCGTTCCCGTGTACCTTTTGTGGTCAAAGAGGCTTGCCGCAGAGAAAGTTGCTGTTTAG
- a CDS encoding helix-turn-helix domain-containing protein — MAGSVQTMTREVMDIRQASEYLGISGDTLYRYASEGFIPAFKLGNRWRFRKTLLDSWMDEKSGVKVASTPIAVVPKQKKPVARAR, encoded by the coding sequence ATGGCCGGTTCCGTACAGACGATGACGCGTGAGGTAATGGACATCCGGCAGGCGTCAGAGTACCTCGGCATCAGCGGAGACACACTCTACCGATATGCGTCCGAAGGATTTATCCCGGCGTTCAAGCTGGGAAATCGCTGGCGTTTTCGCAAGACCCTGCTCGACTCGTGGATGGACGAGAAGAGTGGCGTGAAGGTCGCGAGCACGCCAATCGCTGTCGTTCCGAAGCAGAAGAAGCCCGTCGCCCGGGCTCGGTAG
- a CDS encoding MBL fold metallo-hydrolase, producing the protein MGLLQRAGKVGRKYVNPIKTAVGGLGTIFKILPMYLTNKEERVPKVAIGPFVTDTSVYQTAPASGLRVTWFGHSSTLIEIDGTRVLIDPVWDERASPVSWGGPKRFYAPTLRLEDLPEIDVVLISHDHYDHLGRKSVEQLAALQSDARWVTSLGVGELLRAFGVAAEKITELNWTESVAVGSLNLTALPARHFSGRSLSNRFETLWSSFVLKGTEHSVYYGADTGWWDGFAEIGADYGPFDLTLIEIGAFNEMWKDIHIGPDGAVKAFEAMNSGGFLMPIHWGLFDLALHGWRQPIERMYEVAAERGTALWSPQPGKPVEVVRGQQVRADWWRR; encoded by the coding sequence ATGGGATTATTGCAGCGGGCAGGTAAGGTGGGGCGGAAGTACGTCAACCCTATAAAGACGGCGGTCGGCGGACTAGGGACGATCTTCAAGATCCTGCCGATGTATCTGACCAACAAAGAGGAACGAGTGCCGAAGGTGGCAATCGGGCCCTTTGTTACCGATACTTCGGTCTATCAAACGGCCCCGGCGAGTGGACTCCGGGTAACGTGGTTCGGTCACTCCTCGACGCTGATCGAGATCGATGGCACGCGGGTGCTGATCGATCCGGTGTGGGACGAGCGAGCCAGTCCAGTCAGCTGGGGAGGACCAAAGCGCTTCTACGCGCCCACGCTGCGGCTTGAAGACTTGCCGGAAATCGATGTAGTCCTGATCTCGCACGATCACTACGATCACCTCGGGCGGAAGAGCGTTGAGCAGTTGGCTGCGTTGCAGTCCGACGCGCGCTGGGTGACCTCGCTGGGTGTCGGAGAGCTTTTGCGAGCGTTTGGCGTCGCGGCGGAGAAGATCACCGAACTGAACTGGACGGAGAGTGTGGCGGTCGGGAGCTTAAACCTGACGGCGCTTCCCGCTCGGCACTTTTCCGGGCGCAGCCTGTCGAACCGATTCGAGACGCTTTGGTCGTCTTTCGTATTGAAGGGGACGGAACACTCGGTCTACTACGGAGCGGATACCGGCTGGTGGGATGGCTTTGCGGAGATCGGCGCGGACTATGGTCCATTCGACCTTACCCTGATCGAAATCGGAGCGTTCAACGAGATGTGGAAGGACATTCATATCGGGCCGGACGGTGCGGTCAAAGCCTTTGAGGCGATGAACTCTGGCGGGTTCCTGATGCCGATCCACTGGGGCTTGTTTGACTTGGCGCTGCACGGATGGCGTCAGCCAATTGAGCGCATGTATGAAGTTGCCGCGGAGCGAGGAACAGCGCTCTGGTCGCCGCAGCCGGGTAAGCCGGTCGAAGTCGTTCGCGGACAGCAGGTCAGGGCTGACTGGTGGCGACGGTAA
- the accB gene encoding acetyl-CoA carboxylase biotin carboxyl carrier protein, translating to MESNNLKELRELVEFLKANGIAEFDVERTDLKMRIKFIGEPAPAAASFDMAQLSRLMASAPTAGASAPAAAAAPLAAAPVAEPEEKLHEVKSPIVGTFYESSSPGASPFVKIGDIVEVGQVLCIIEAMKLMNEIESDVAGEVVKRIAASGQPVEYGQPLFAIRAT from the coding sequence ATGGAGAGCAACAACCTGAAAGAGCTGCGGGAGCTTGTCGAGTTCCTGAAGGCAAATGGCATCGCGGAGTTCGATGTCGAACGCACCGACCTGAAGATGCGGATCAAGTTCATCGGCGAGCCTGCGCCCGCTGCCGCGAGCTTCGACATGGCCCAGCTTAGCCGCCTGATGGCGTCGGCCCCGACGGCTGGGGCGAGCGCCCCTGCTGCTGCTGCCGCACCTCTTGCTGCGGCCCCAGTGGCCGAGCCGGAGGAGAAGCTGCATGAGGTCAAGTCGCCTATTGTGGGCACATTCTATGAGTCCTCCTCGCCGGGCGCCTCGCCGTTCGTCAAGATCGGTGACATCGTCGAGGTTGGCCAGGTGCTCTGCATTATTGAGGCGATGAAACTGATGAACGAGATCGAGTCGGACGTTGCCGGCGAAGTCGTCAAGCGGATCGCCGCGAGCGGTCAGCCGGTCGAGTATGGTCAGCCACTCTTTGCCATTCGAGCAACATAG
- a CDS encoding nuclear transport factor 2 family protein, with amino-acid sequence MPTSTQHAVAEYFAAIRAMDVERCTAVFADNAEQHDPVGTPPNIGHDAIRAFFTGIFSSFQSVSLAEDSVFVNGSSAAAKWTGKGVAPSGKSVNFEGVDVIDCDEAGKVIMVRAFWDPAPLMAILEP; translated from the coding sequence ATGCCGACATCTACCCAACACGCTGTAGCCGAATACTTCGCTGCGATTCGAGCCATGGATGTCGAACGCTGTACCGCCGTCTTCGCAGACAACGCAGAACAGCATGATCCTGTTGGTACCCCTCCAAATATCGGGCACGATGCGATCCGTGCCTTCTTTACGGGCATCTTTAGCAGCTTTCAGTCCGTCAGCCTGGCGGAGGATAGCGTCTTCGTGAATGGAAGCTCAGCCGCCGCCAAGTGGACCGGGAAGGGTGTAGCTCCAAGCGGGAAGTCAGTTAACTTTGAGGGCGTTGACGTGATCGATTGCGACGAAGCGGGAAAGGTCATAATGGTTCGAGCGTTCTGGGATCCAGCTCCCTTGATGGCTATTCTTGAGCCATGA
- a CDS encoding metallophosphoesterase, which translates to MSGTAPEMLSPVQQRSSASFTRRDFLAGLGALSTGLMLDAGEIGRHTIEVVPRTLKINRLPEAFHGYRIVQLSDIHLDEFTERTFLRLVVHRINQLAPDLVLLTGDFASRDPFPIRYGHEAILHCADIVKELTCPLRYGILGNHDTGIGSQFVVDTFKGIGIPILVNQHLPIERNGQRFWLCGVDDPGTADPILDLAIPRDPDGPVILMSHPPDFADDVVRHPRGPLVDVMLSGHSHGGQVRLPFIGPLILPPMGMKYVAGLFRFNNMQLYVNRGIGTVGLPIRFNCLPEITHFTLQAG; encoded by the coding sequence ATGAGCGGAACCGCGCCCGAAATGCTGTCGCCTGTGCAACAACGGTCCTCAGCCTCGTTCACCCGTCGCGATTTCCTCGCAGGTCTTGGAGCGCTCTCGACCGGCCTCATGCTCGATGCCGGAGAGATTGGCCGCCACACGATCGAGGTCGTTCCCCGGACACTCAAGATCAATCGCCTGCCTGAGGCGTTTCACGGATATCGCATCGTCCAGCTCAGCGACATCCATCTGGATGAGTTCACGGAGCGCACCTTCCTCCGGCTGGTCGTCCACCGCATCAACCAGCTTGCTCCGGACCTCGTCCTGCTCACCGGCGACTTTGCCTCACGCGACCCTTTTCCTATCCGCTACGGGCATGAGGCCATCCTGCACTGCGCCGACATTGTCAAGGAGCTGACATGCCCGCTCCGGTACGGCATCCTCGGCAACCACGATACCGGCATCGGCTCGCAGTTCGTGGTGGACACCTTCAAAGGAATTGGCATCCCGATCCTCGTCAATCAGCACCTTCCGATTGAGCGGAACGGCCAGCGCTTCTGGCTCTGCGGCGTGGATGACCCCGGCACCGCCGACCCGATCCTCGATCTCGCAATCCCCCGAGATCCTGACGGGCCCGTGATCCTGATGAGCCATCCGCCCGATTTTGCTGATGATGTCGTCAGGCATCCGCGCGGTCCGCTCGTCGACGTGATGCTCTCCGGTCACTCACACGGCGGTCAGGTACGTCTGCCCTTCATCGGCCCGCTCATTCTGCCGCCCATGGGGATGAAGTATGTTGCCGGACTATTCCGCTTCAACAACATGCAGCTCTATGTGAATCGCGGCATCGGCACCGTTGGTCTGCCAATCCGCTTTAATTGCCTGCCCGAAATCACACACTTTACGCTCCAGGCTGGCTGA